tgtttgaattttgtgAATTCCAATAATGGGTGAAGACTTTTTTAGACACGCCTACAAATCAAAATGCAAAGTGGAAGTAAACAAGGCAATTATTTCAGATATTGAGGCTGGAGTACGGAAAATGATAGAATTAATTTTGCAGCGGGTACAAAGCCGCTGTCCTGAATTTAGGGTGGCTGATATAATAACCACGGGAAGTTTTTATGAGGGGACCAAAATAGGACCACCGGATACGTTTGATTTTATGATTACATTAGCTAGGCTTTCTGGAACCGACAAAATCTCTTTACAGCCACAATGTTCTGTGCAGTATCCTTATATTAAATTACAACAAGGTGTTGATTTTAAGGtgttgaaattgaaaatgtatttgcAAGCTTCAATGCTTCCCAAAAAATGGTtatagcgagcgaagcgagctctaccggcaaggggtgtgtgaatacaaaattcggactagttgcacattcattcaacggatttttttggcgtcaggaaatcggaccagtaatgccttgttttaatcgtcccagtagttccctgtaattatggtttcccatttcacaatctcacgagaacaagatataagactatgtacatgcattgtaaatatactGCTAACACAACGcaaattccattacataagactaacggagttatcgtcctttcgaatgacgtcacaatggatttcttacacattgatccaacagaatttttcggcgtcagtaaatatcgacccacaatgcaattcctcaatgtcggTCTATCTCACTAGATTGGATACCATCTCACGAGaatttgagaaacagataaattatgtaatttcaagaacatcatgcttttaagtaaacaaaacagtatatttcgcgtagtttttttttcagggtgttttcaaagagacagacggCCTTTAGTagtatgcctttagctctttTGCTGCTCAATAGTgttccatttacatgtactacatgctCCCGGGCGATCCATTTTCCTTATATGatcagcaaattttttttatacgtaaatttgatttttttttaaacggagGAGGAGGAACtaagttaattttttatatgtaagtttaagaaaaatgtctgctgcaagaaaagaggaaataaattgtaatgtacattatgttaaaatctttattattcaacaacattttatctgagataaaatctatatataaatagataacaaaatcttatgaattatgaataatgaaaatttactggtaaaataggcatgtttattttattctgcattcaaattcatttatttactttacatcgctacttttatttttattgttttatcataatttattattttatcacatgctgcgctcgccctaacggtcgcaccgtaataCATATTACCTCGAATGCAAGGATCCATGACTTTTGAATCTTGTGATAGcaaaaaacttgaattttttttacattcataaATCAACATTACCTGAGAATACTGACATTCAAATGAAGGCTGCAGTTTTTCCTGTAAGGGATTTAAGAATCGGAGTTGATTTAATGCTGACTATAGATCCTTCTTTAGAGTCAGTAGTTGAACTGCCAGGGTTTCCTAAACGTTTTAaggatttactttttaaacacgGATGCAACGTAGTTCCTAAATCATGCCATATCAATCACAGTTGTAGTTGAACTGCCAGGGTTTCCTAAACGTTTTAaggatttactttttaaatacgGATGCAATGTAGTTCTTAAATCATGCCATATCAATCATATGGCCCATACAAAGTGTTggtttgtaacttttttttgcatGGAACGTGTGCTGATAAACAACATGAATGAGCACCACAAGAAATGTTACAAGATTCTGAAGTCACTTATCAGCTGTGATATTAACATGTCAAGAAAATGCATGAACTTGTCATCATATACTCTAaaaactgcattttttttttcatgtgtatGGAGAAAACGGATGTTTATCTTCTGAAACTTTGTCATCATGTGTTTGTGACGTATTAGACTATTTGTCCTCAAACTTGTATCAAACAAAGATGCCGTGCTTTTTTGCAAGAGATATGAACACTTGGGGACTATTCTAGAATCTCCTTTGTTTCCATGGGAGGTGTCGGAAAGTTCCTTGGACTCCAGTTATGCGTTTGCAATATGCTGGATAAAACTAatgtatgcatttttaaatcgtctgaaaaaaataatctctGAAAAAACCGAAATATCTGAGGAAGATTCAAAAGCCCATTTAAAAAGATGTGATTATTTCAAGGCAGCAGTTGGGAACGTGATGAAATACTTTGTAGAACAGAGTTTAGTTTATCAAATTGAAGAAGATCCGGGCTCTTTAGGGGGTTGTACAGAGGAATTTTTCTCAAACTTTATCCAATACCTGAGAAACATTTATAATGTAgacttattttttcttttgtagaatatcgatttatataataaaatattggtcTTTTATTGGTAtactatttatatttttacctatattttacattaaaatacttaaatgaaatattacatACTCGTTTTAAAGTCTTATGTAACATCACAGAAGGTGTTTTAATGTCCATGTactaatatattaatataacaaTTAAGAGgttaaaacaatgttttttttaaacattgatcGATCATTAGCAGACAATTTTTTATGTAAGAAAATAAGAAGATGCTCAAAGGCCGAAACAATTAACGAAGTAAAATAGTACTATAAGATAGCCATTTTAACTTAGataagctgtattttttttaaaagttataaaaattgttgtttttttttatataaatgttctGCTGGCAGTTTGAGGTATAAATATTGCAAGCATgtactttattttaataaatatatatatatatatatatatatatatatatatatatatatatatatatatatatatatatatatatatatatatatatatatatatatatatatatatatatatatatattacatgtactttattttactatatatatttaaacttcTTGAGGCTAAATAGGTTATTCTGCAActtctacaaaaacaaaaatttaatttctctTTTACAACAGCTCATAAACCAACATACTCTAAACATTAAAAGAAGACGTTATAGATAGTTTTCGTAAGAACATGCAATACACTTGCATAAGAGAGGCCCTTGGAGCGGCTGCATAATTATACAGCTCCCAGAACTTAAAAGTTCAGAAAATTAATATCGACGAGTCTGAAACTAAAACGTAACATAGAGTATTGAGTATTGAGTTCTGATGAATACATTCATAACGTTTGGATCACGGATTTCCTTAATACATTTACGTTCTACTTTAAACAAATAACTCTACGTTTTTAACATACGATGAAACTAAAGTTGTAAGTGTTCACCAAATGTACATGAATGTATTGATCATATGAAGTAAAGACATTTATCTACCTTTGACTTCTATCTAACTCACTAAATGTTAAGAACGATATAGCGATTTTTGACACTTTTTGGTTTCGACCTTGGCCTTTTCTGGATACCATGATCACTTCCGGTTTAATTGAGGTTTCCTCCAGTCTTTCAGAGTGTTGTCGCTTGTCGATTAAAATGACGATACActcataacattgaaaattacgttaaaataaatatttataatgccAACAGTATCGAGGCCGATATGAAAGAAGATTAAAAAACTTTCCAGTGACTCTGTTTTCCCCTTAACGGTCGTTTGGCAAATTTTAATGGTTAATTTAAGTCTTTTACTGTAGATTAAGAGAATCGCAAAACATTTAGCATTAATATAAGGGTTGATCCCAAAGTAATGCCCCACTATGCACCGCGCTTCTCACTTGCACTGTATTGTACAAAATGATGCATCAAAATTGTCTTTAATtcgaatgaaaattttgattaaatttcgtTAAACACTTATcaagatattgatgtttatagCATGACATATACGTGACATCTCCGCATCATGAATATGTCATTTTAAAGtgtgtatttatgaataaattacatgcttaaaaatttgaagaaagcttcaaacaacacaatattttgaatcGGATATAAAATAGACatttttaactgttttaaaCAAATAGGGAACGTTGCTAATCATTTCGGATATCAACACAATGCCTTTTGTCTCCAGATCAAGAAATAAAAAGGCTGGCCGTGCGAATAAtgatacagtttattttttgCTTCGATGGATAGAAGTCACTAGAAAATGTACTGGAAAAGAAATATCGACCTAACATTGAGAGCGGGTGAACAAGGCACCCTTAACGTGGTTCAATATCTAATAAAGGCATATGAcaggtttaaaaataaattagataGACAGAAGACATACGCTCTGAAGGAAAGTTAAAGCTCTTTTAGGTTCTTAGGTAATGAGCTATATCATAAAGCTACGTTTATGACTTCTTAAAGAAACCTTGACAAACTGATCGTACATCAAATAATCCAATATACTAATCGATTGATTACAAAAAAGAGTATTTAGttactttataaaaataatgaaaaaatgttaaatagtGCATTTTAATAGAGTGCTAAATTACGAAATTATACCAGAACACCAAAGATCTAGAAATGACGTCCATGCGGCAACTGTTCTTACATCACgctctacaaaatatattatcttcagaaaaataattatcataatgCATTATAATTTTCAGATCTGAATTGAAATAGGTGGATATCCACAGCACGAATTTTCGTCACTTTACGTCGATTTTTCACGTTTTTATCGCATCTTTGACAAAATCTTTGGATCAAGCGCCGTTTGGCAAAGTTTAATGGTTTTTAATTAAAGTCTTTTACTGTAGACTAAAGAGAGTCGCAAAAGAATTAGCATTAATATGAAGCACCTGCTGAAAATATCAATTTCTATAGCTAGTTTTAAGGTTTCGTCACTGGTAACTGCTTTCAACCAGTATTGTTTAATGTAATCTGCTCTATTGTTTGGGAGACATATCAATTACGACatgttaaaacattatataattttatttcatagttCTTAAATTATTCTATTATTAGGATGAACACTTAGaattgttgtttaattttttccctactttaaaaatgaattagtTTGTTGCCAGGTAGtttgattgaaatataaatagataaatttaaTATGATAACCAATAATTTACAGGAACCATGCTATCAGATTTTCCTAATGAGAAAAAATCAATCAGAAAAGCTGAATGTTTTCCTTCCAATTAGAATGCCCGTGCCGTCACTACTATGGACCTATTTCCACAATGTTAACATACTTTAAGTAAGGTTTGATGTTGCTTTATTTTTCCGGCTGAATAACtataaaaaaaggatttttaagGGTACTCTATATTTATACGTATGCAATTCTGAGAGAGAAACCTTTTTTTCAGGCTGAATTGGTATAAAAGGGACTTTTAAGGGCAcccttcatgtacatgtatgtcattctGAGATACCTTGTACGAATGTCGTGATGTGATTTCGATTATGAAACAAACGTTTCCTTGTTATATATcagattaaaatttaaatgcagTTATTGCTGTTTATAAATGGAACAGGTGTCACGTTTACAGGCACATTTAGTTTGAGTGATCTTTTTAAATGGTGAATGGTGGAAATTAATAGAGATGTAAACGAATGCACAGAAAGGGCAACGTCCACAGTTTCGCgtatctttttgaaaatatatattcaatatatcAATGTTCATGCACGTTATAAAAAGACCATTCATGCAAGTGTATTCTAAAGAAGTTATCAAATCAATAAATTCTTAGGTTCCAGTTCATATGcttgaaaaatattgatattaaatatgTTAACATAGTTTTGTTCGAATCATGTTGTTGGTTTTTACCAATAAGTTGGAGGGACATATTTGCGGTAGGTTTTGATTAGctctttttatattaattaaattattctgAAGTATTTGAATCAAAcataacaattttattatacaacATTAAGATTGATTCCGTTATAACAAACCCACAGCTTCCCGACATCGTTTTCTTTCAAAAGTATTATGTTGAGCATGGCTCAGTTTTGGGAAAGGTTGTGTCtcacttttcatttttttaagatcatttttaaatgaaagtttAAGAATATTGTGAGGTTCATCGATCAGATCAATATGATAGTATTGCAAAGCTTTGGGTTTATCGGTTTCTTTTATGGGAAAACAATCTTTCCTTTGACAAACGTCATTGCAATGAGCATCTGAATCTGTATTATTTGATACGGCTTCATCAACACTGCTAGTCTTTTGCGAAAGGCTATGTGGTAGTTTCTCGGAAAGATCCTTGTCATTCTGAACGtctgtaaaattaatgtaaacaaattttagCTGAAATTTATTCCCACTATTATGGAAATAGTCGTAAAATGTAAGAAAATCAAACATTAAGATAAAGAAATTGTTTCACCTTTCTCGGTCAGAACATTAGATGTTGCAGACGCACTTAATCTATAATTAGTTCAGATAGTTCATGTATTAATGCATGcacaattcatttttcatttatttaaaacttgcaaatttttttttggtatcaaACAAGATGAAATTTTTGACGAATCATAATTACCTGAATATACAAAAGACAGAAAGGCATAAGATGCAAAAAACTACAAATCCACCAAATGACACAATTTGTATTGAAAACCAGTGAAATCTCGTTGGACCTTCATCTTCCTCTAAATGAGTATAGTTCCAATTGAGAACTATATTTACCAAAGAAGTAAAACATACaaaagtttcttttttcaatCCAGTgtcaaataacaaaaatatttaatgactgtACGAGCTAcaagtgtattttttataaatagtcttttttttaaattagatttaaaaaaaaaatgaaacatctTTATGTGCTGTTCTGTTGTACTCACGCGTTATGTTTTGACATCCTTTGACTTTATCACACGGATCACACAAACACTTCTCTCTGCAGAGTCTTCCGTAAAAACCCTTTGCACAATCCTCTGCACAATTAACACCTCGGAATCCAGGCCAACATTCTTGAGAAGGAGAAGATGCAATGTAGACGTACACAAAGCGTTTATCTGTCACATTAtggaatttattttaataatttcgtTAGTACATGTGTTTATATGAATTACCTTCGCAAGAGGTCCCGACAATTCGATAATTTGGACAGCAAACCAAAGGCtctctgtataaatatataccaTCGAACATATCTAAATTTTGTCAAGCTAAATTTATATGCTTTACTCGTTTAGTCAAGTAAATATGTAAGAATAAAAAGGATTTTCACATACGTACCCATTTGAAACATTTGAACAAGTACCTGGGTTCACTGGGTTCTGTGATTCACAAGTATTAAGCCATGCTGTAAAAAGGGTAACGATGAACAGTATATCCATCCCTTACGTAGGAAAGAGCATTAGTAACACGTTATGGCAACCGTTTTGATAATATCAAGGAAGAGGAAATTCTAAAAGAAATAATTcctttattagtcccctaccggttttcaccggaggggactatatctttcctctgcgtccgtcaatccgtccgtccgtccggctgtctgtccatctgtccgtccggctgtctgtccgtctgtccgtccgtttgTCTGTCTTACTTCAactttccacacttttttttatgcgtttgaggaataatatgaaatttgctgaacagcttaaaaatgtcaaactacagatcaagtttacacttttgtagcgtctggttgacatattttcgagaaaattaattttttatattccagtgttttaatgttcgggttcgatattctgcataacagtgcattgtattcacaatttccacaaaccggtaagggacgtgtattgcttatgcaatactcacagaatgcttgttttagaATACATTATGTGCAccgtgtacatgtaatacaacagGTGAACGTAGAAATACAAACtgtaatatgcaaaataaaaaaaacataaatgaacatttttttttataaacagatgTGAAAGtaagtttatattgtttttaattgatatttaaagACAAGTTGCTTTATTCTAATTTTTTGCATATTCATCAagatttaatatgtttttactGCCATCATATTTTCTTATAGACACTGTTTCGTTCAACATTATATCAATTTaccattgataaaaaatgagaTCTTGagaaaatttccaattttcactgtaaaattgaatatttagaGTTAAGTCACATGCAACAAGATTATTAAGTGGCATGGGATTacttataataaatttatcacGATTATACAGACTTTTGCTGTTTTTATGTTTAGTACATACAAACTGAGGTGAAGACACCAACATTTAAACGACGATGTTAGTCGACATTTTTTGACTGACCATCTTACACTCTATAACGAAATTTAAACTTCGCATATATTTTACACCTTACTAAGCTTGTTTGGCAAAGGTAAACACACGATGTTATATGACAATAAATACAGACAATAATACAAACAAATACTAAGACAAGTAgtaaagacataaaaaaatttaaatagactTTTAGTCTTGTGTTCTTATTTGTTTATGCAACAAATATGAAcacaggaaaaaaaattaattgttgacTTTATCATCATgaatcataataaatatattatatggaatttttaattgtacattGTATCAATATGGTGTAAGCATGAActctctttttttaatgtaacgTTCTAAagacaaagaaaatattttcacatACACTTCAGATACTGAAACTAAGAAAAGTAACAAAAGTTTTTCGAAAACTAGCACAACAATTTGTTACGAAACAACAAATCTTGGCTATTAAGCTGAATGCAGACTATCAGAGGCTTTATATCTTTCCCGTTGTTTgatagataaaatctttatctTTCTGAAATCATCTAAGACCCGCTTGATTCAGTTAAAAAGTTTCATAATTAGGCAAAATCTAGAGATCAAGGAAGAAGAATCAATGGATTATTGATGGGTTTCATTAATACCCCAAGGTTTGTTTCAATAGCTTGTTACGAAACTGTCAAAATCAACAAATCCGGGTTATTTAGCTGAAAGCAGAATTCTAGGATCCTTATACATTTTCTGCTGTTTTGGTACATGGAATCTTCATTTTTATATCATCACAAAATCAGGACTTATAAGTCCAACTTCTTGAGGTTTCAGAGCGCTCttttctctttgtttttttgaacaaaattctaagcattgaatgcttattaaATCAAAGTGCTTATAATTTTCTCAAAACAGGAACAATGTTCAAAACACAATATTTCCCCAATGAACAACAAAAAACACAATGCCGAGACTTACATAGAAATACACGGAAGTACATTTGGACACATTTAGACTTGTCTCTATAATTTTTTGTTAGCGTCAGACATTTCTCACGCTATTGTCTCATAATTAGATACTCTGAATATTTGCATACATTCGGGACAATAATAATTTTGTCATCCTAGAGATCTTTAAGATTCTAATACTCAGACTTCGAGAATTCCGTTCTTTTCAGTTATCGTGTAACGGATGTAGGTTTTTTCTCGGAGATGTTTATTAGACTAGGTTGaacaagtatacaagaaataaagAGAATAACCAGAAAGTTCTTctcaaaatttcatatcaaattaagAAGACTTGATGGTTATTGCCATTTTTAGATTCTACTGAATTCTTTACGAAGAAGAGCTCTAAATCTGTTTAAAATGTAGGAACATACTCAAACTTAAAGGTTATATTGTattgaattgtttaaacaatttatgGCTTTACCAATCATACCTAaaaatctgatggttaattgTTTTACCACAAAGCTTCCTAAgctcataaaaataaataaaacaaacagaaattctataaataaaaaaaatgtataaactaaaaatgtaaagattttttatgaaacttgtgtACAACAAACATAACTAGTTTAAAACCCATATACTTACACGACATGGCACAGAGAAGcttaaggtggaaggctacatcgtcacaacatgtctgacttctgttcgaaacgccattgtgttccggatttataacattatgtcgtggtacaaaatacaccgtttaattgaactcttctaactaAGGAGATGAGATAGAAATGAAATCAacaaaacgcttagaaaataagtcaattttcttcctgttcaaagcttttaactaacattgattatcagctgttttgtacggaaaacgtggaatctaaataatataccgtttccctgctctgctgctattggcaatacaatttgtcatgtcatctgcaacagacgatcatacatATATGGCGGACTATCGATATAGGTAAgcagatgtcaaattttcatttaaactatatttGTATGATGAACATAAAACGAAAGTACCGTAGTACGATCTCTTGAATTGATCCTAActtcccaaattaaaaaaaaacatttgcagtaaaagACTTTCACTGAAACTTTGGcattaaactaatgtattttgattaaaatagatACAGCCAGgtagcaatagcagtggaagCACGGATTTGCAAGCCAAAATGAGGGAAAGACAGAATTCTGAAAaggagcatgtttttcatttccatacatgcatgtgtatcactatggacatctaatgtatgtattaatatgcgtatggttgttgtttataattgctattgtatataaaaaagtaaaaggcaatttataatataattaactactaatattttgttctgaagagttaaatatatatgatgCATTCaccaataatataatttttcagcttcAAACATTATCACAAGCACTACTTAtcttatatctatatatttagcatagacttgttccttttttaatttttctttttgatttttattaattaaaaaattgatcccaAAATATTTGAGactatgtaaaataaagaaagacaactcttaaacaggatctttcataccaagatttttgcaataattaagtatttccttttttcaatttcattcaatttcttttcttcatcccattcaccaacgaatattgtttatatattttcaggtttttgtgggattttgtccagcagtttgccttaaaagaatttttttatattttagtttcatatttatgtggattcaaataaaaatcatacaaacttcattcatgattttttttgtttttcatttctaaacttaataacatttcactttcatagaaattttgaaacagaaatgtttaaaaatttgataaataagggTTTTCTGgaaccagactgatattttaaaaattctctagaaaatagtgtattgtattttgaggtctattattgttgaatactgtgcctagtattggtaacaaatgcatgcaacaaaaatctcttacacttatttggtgtagagatccaccttaaCATTTGATTTGTCACACAACGAGAGAGAACTCTGGCGcttgttcaatatatttatttaacacaacagctaattaatatattttttgaacCGAATATCTTGATTCATGATTAATTGTATATTATAGCGTCAACACCAAAATTGCATGATGTAAGCTCACAAACTTCGTACCAAGGTTATAAAAGTCCTACATTCTCCGTATTTAAACGATTCGGAAATTTATTATAGCTGGAATTTTTCATTAGATAAATCGCAAATTCATTAAATTGGAACTAAATTCATCAAAAATGCTGCATGTTTGAAAACCATGGATATATTGCTCTGCAAATTGGCTTCGTCAAGGGTCTGTGGTCTATACTTTCACAAGTACTGTTATTGGGATTAAGTCTGTTTTGATGAAATCCAAATTTGGATAGTATATGTCGTAATGTGTGTACACACAcgtttaaagaataaagaaagaTCTTAAATCAAGGGAATAATGCTGGGTTTCCAAATtggattttcattttattgaataCAGATTTCACTGAACAatcatgttttctttttatatgaaaaCTATAATTATCgcacatagaaaaaaaacccgtgCCGTTTCAAGacacaaaaaacaaactttaGTTTAAAAATTTGGCCAGTGtagattatatatttatttgttattccCCCTTATTAGTTGTTattgaaagtttaaattttactatgacgtaaatatgtaataaatgctttgtaaataatgattttttccctGAAGTCCTTTTAACCTGCTGTCTTTAACAATATGAATCCAAACGGCGTCGAAACGGAATTTTCGAAAAAaagtcagatatttttttttttttataaaacattcattttgaCTTTTATCGCTTTTTATTCTAGCTGTTTTAAATGGTTCATTAGAGAGTGGTATATTAAGAGTtacattgtttttttaacattttaaacattaatatcCCTCATACTAGTCATCtataaattgtacatatttttatgaaatgtttaacAAGTTCTGCAAAATCTTTGAATTccataaaaagaaagaaaattttagtAAAGCGAACAAAATGATAtctatttaaggaatgaatccaatatttataagttttatacgatataaaatggttcaGGGGCAggttcgcggtttataaagtgTAACctgtcccaaaccattttatatcgtttgaaactaataaatattgaatttattccttataaattttttttgctaTCAATTGgataaaaacagtcatttgatctataaaatgacatcaaattgtacaaaattcaaacgtaacgtcaggcagATTGGTACGCTTTTGACGTTAGTATTACTATGACGTAGTTAACAtactttatacgatataaaataaatttttgaaccaaTCAAAAAGCGTGTTACAACAAGAATTAAATTATGTTTGGAACACttccttaaaataaaaatgaaatgcaagccgcaaaccttacTTTGACTACCTGAATCTGCATGGTATAAagagtatatacatatattgacAAGACACCAGACATCATTTTTATTATCCTCAAATCATTACATATTTCATTGGCCAGGGATGCAAAAAGAAACAGGGACTCGGATCGAGAAATGTGGCAGATAATCAAGAAAGAAGATTCCTACCATCCACCGAGCATGCGCACGGTTTGTACACATTACAACTATTTTCCATTATAAACGgtatgtgttatttttttttaatattaaagaaatgtttCAA
This genomic window from Crassostrea angulata isolate pt1a10 chromosome 8, ASM2561291v2, whole genome shotgun sequence contains:
- the LOC128161347 gene encoding uncharacterized protein LOC128161347 isoform X3, producing the protein MCGCYPCDNVYGCQNIIPWLNTCESQNPVNPGTCSNVSNGEPLVCCPNYRIVGTSCEECWPGFRGVNCAEDCAKGFYGRLCREKCLCDPCDKVKGCQNITLLNWNYTHLEEDEGPTRFHWFSIQIVSFGGFVVFCILCLSVFCIFRLSASATSNVLTEKDVQNDKDLSEKLPHSLSQKTSSVDEAVSNNTDSDAHCNDVCQRKDCFPIKETDKPKALQYYHIDLIDEPHNILKLSFKNDLKKMKSETQPFPKLSHAQHNTFERKRCREAVGLL
- the LOC128161347 gene encoding uncharacterized protein LOC128161347 isoform X2, with the translated sequence MSSWLNTCESQNPVNPGTCSNVSNGEPLVCCPNYRIVGTSCEECWPGFRGVNCAEDCAKGFYGRLCREKCLCDPCDKVKGCQNITLLNWNYTHLEEDEGPTRFHWFSIQIVSFGGFVVFCILCLSVFCIFRLSASATSNVLTEKDVQNDKDLSEKLPHSLSQKTSSVDEAVSNNTDSDAHCNDVCQRKDCFPIKETDKPKALQYYHIDLIDEPHNILKLSFKNDLKKMKSETQPFPKLSHAQHNTFERKRCREAVGLL
- the LOC128161347 gene encoding uncharacterized protein LOC128161347 isoform X1, whose product is MDILFIVTLFTAWLNTCESQNPVNPGTCSNVSNGEPLVCCPNYRIVGTSCEECWPGFRGVNCAEDCAKGFYGRLCREKCLCDPCDKVKGCQNITQEDEGPTRFHWFSIQIVSFGGFVVFCILCLSVFCIFRLSASATSNVLTEKDVQNDKDLSEKLPHSLSQKTSSVDEAVSNNTDSDAHCNDVCQRKDCFPIKETDKPKALQYYHIDLIDEPHNILKLSFKNDLKKMKSETQPFPKLSHAQHNTFERKRCREAVGLL